Proteins from a genomic interval of Trifolium pratense cultivar HEN17-A07 linkage group LG6, ARS_RC_1.1, whole genome shotgun sequence:
- the LOC123889879 gene encoding plant cysteine oxidase 2-like, whose protein sequence is MGIDRNLGDRKGRELSELLDETNTNNMKIRKNRRYRQKMTMSPVQKLFLACKHVFANAATGVVPSSQHIEILRSVLAGIKPEDLGLKPDMPYFSNISNDATPKITYLHIYECEKFSMGIFCLPPSAEIPLHNHPGMTVFSKLLFGTMHIKSYDWAVDLPADVSQTQIPEKRLAKIKVDADFTAPCNPSILYPNDGGNMHCFTAVTACAVLDVLGPPYSDPDGRHCAYYRSFPFSNFPAEEISIPEEEKKDYEWLEEREKPESLQVIVKMYSSSKIVEN, encoded by the exons ATGGGGATTGATAGAAACTTAGGTGATAGAAAAGGGAGAGAATTGAGTGAATTGCTTGATGAGACAAATACCAATAacatgaaaataagaaagaacCGGCGATATCGTCAGAAGATGACGATGTCGCCGGTTCAGAAATTGTTTCTTGCTTGCAAACATGTTTTTGCTAATGCTGCTACTGGAGTTGTTCCTTCTTCTCAACACATTGAAATTCTTCGCTCTGTTTTAg CTGGAATAAAACCAGAAGATCTTGGCTTGAAACCTGACATGCCATATTTCAGCAATATCAGTAACGATGCAACACCAAAAATTACATACCTTCACATTTACGAGTGTGAAAAATTCTCG ATGGGAATATTTTGCTTGCCACCTTCAGCAGAAATTCCTCTTCACAATCACCCCGGAATGACGGTTTTTAGTAAGCTTCTATTCGGAACAATGCATATCAAATCTTATGATTGGGCTGTTGACTTGCCTGCTGATGTCTCACAAA CCCAGATTCCGGAGAAAAGATTGGCTAAAATTAAGGTTGATGCTGATTTCACTGCTCCTTGCAATCCTTCCATCCTTTATCCTAATGATGGAGGAAACATGCATTGTTTCACTGCAGTGACAGCTTGTGCAGTTCTTGATGTTCTTGGTCCGCCATACTCTGATCCTGATGGCAGGCATTGCGCATACTACCGAAGTTTCCCTTTTTCCAACTTTCCAG CTGAAGAAATATCCATACCAGAAGAGGAAAAGAAGGATTATGAATGGCTTGAAGAAAGAGAGAAACCTGAAAGTTTACAAGTAATAGTGAAAATGTACAGCAGCTCAAAGATTGTGGAGAATTAA
- the LOC123889880 gene encoding KHG/KDPG aldolase-like, with protein MQNTRSGRTTIISLQLQTMASATTTLTLCQYQLQRLWSFSTSSSSSLRLSSRVTCRASESQPQLSVSPTVDKTICQIKNSGVIACLRANSAEVALEAANAAIAGGISVLEIVMSTPGVFEVLQQLVKEHPGMALGVGTVLRIEDAKTAIDAGAKFLMSPAIVKDIMDYVQGGEILYIPGAMTPTEILSAYDAGAKIVKIYPVSALGGFQYIAALKKPFPHVSMVASQGITIDSIGEYIMRGASSVVLSDAIFDKEAISQCNFSKIYKLAQSATLLGNQAVNR; from the exons atgcaaAACACAAGAAGTGGACGAACAACAATTATAAGCTTGCAATTACAAACAATGGCCTCTGCAACTACAACCTTAACCTTATGCCAATATCAACTTCAACGGTTGTGGTCTTTTtccacttcttcttcttcttctctgcGTCTTTCTAGCAGGGTTACATGCAGAGCCTCTGAGTCTCAACCTCAGCTTTCAGTATCCCCCACAGTTGACAAAACCATCTGCCAAATCAAGAATTCTGGTGTCATTGCTTGCCTCAGAGCCAATAG TGCAGAAGTGGCCTTGGAAGCTGCAAATGCTGCAATAGCAGGTGGAATTTCAGTT TTGGAGATTGTGATGTCTACTCCAGGTGTGTTTGAG GTTCTACAGCAGCTGGTGAAGGAGCATCCTGGAATGGCTCTAGGG GTTGGAACTGTTCTCAGGATTGAGGATGCAAAAACTGCAATTGATGCGGGAGCTAAATTTCTAATGAGTCCTGCAATTGTTAAG GATATTATGGATTATGTTCAAGGTGgtgaaattttatatattcCAGGAGCAATGACTCCAACTGAG ATATTGTCTGCATATGATGCAGGTGCTAAAATAGTCAAA ATTTATCCAGTTTCAGCACTTGGAGGATTTCAGTACATAGCAGCCCTGAAGAAGCCCTTTCCTCATGTTTCTATGGTTGCTTCTCAAGGAATAACAATAG ATTCTATTGGGGAATATATTATGCGAGGAGCATCATCAGTTGTTTTGTCAGATGCAATATTTGATAAAGAAGCAATTTCTCAATGTAATTTCAGTAAGATATATAAACTTGCACAATCTGCTACCTTGTTGGGTAACCAAGCTGTGAATAGGTGA
- the LOC123893175 gene encoding pentatricopeptide repeat-containing protein At3g61360 produces MLTLFFNLQKHIQTQKFHNKTTTSYLLCSTFNLFTTQSESLSHVPTTHENNNIDTITRIINDHPFPEKPLHPTLLHHFPPSTTISSSFIHNVLVRLFASHSNGLKALEFFDFAIKNSNSTPSPSSLEITLHILTRMRYFDKAWSLLQQIAKTHPFLLTLKSMSIMLSKIAKFQTFEDTLDGFRRMEEEVFVGREFGTDEFNVLLKAFSTQRQMKEARSVFVKFVHRFKPSTKSMNILLLGFKESGDITSVELFYHEMVKRGFSPDSVTYNIRIDAYCKKGRFGDGLRLLEEMESKKFVPSLETITTLIHGAGLVQNTGKAWQLFNEIPMRNLVVDSCAYNALITTLGRNKDVVSALSLMDEMIEKQIEPDGVTYHTLFLGLMKTRGIEGVRELYLKMIQRKFVPKTRTVVVLMKYFCQNNRLDLSLSLWNYLVEKGHCPHAHALDLLVTGLCSRGMIQEAFSCSKQTLERGRHMSSTAFLMLERFLKQSRDVDKLNELDQMIKKLQSVLPPSRGHATGISNSNVIM; encoded by the coding sequence ATGCTCACACTATTCTTTAACCTTCAAAAACATATCCAAACTCAAAAATTCCACAACAAAACAACAACCTCGTACCTACTTTGTTCCACATTCAATCTCTTCACAACACAATCCGAATCACTTTCACATGTTCCGACAACACATGAAAACAACAACATAGATACAATCACAAGAATCATCAATGATCACCCATTTCCAGAAAAACCACTTCACCCAACACTCCTTCATCATTTCCCTCCATCAACAACAATCTCTTCTTCGTTCATCCATAATGTTCTTGTTCGTTTATTTGCTTCGCATTCCAATGGGCTCAAAGCATTGGAGTTTTTCGATTTCGCAATTAAGAATTCTAACTCCACCCCGTCTCCGTCTTCACTTGAAATCACTCTCCACATTCTCACAAGAATGCGTTACTTTGATAAAGCTTGGAGCTTGTTGCAACAAATTGCTAAAACACACCCTTTTTTGCTTACTCTTAAGTCGATGAGCATTATGTTATCCAAAATTGCAAAGTTTCAAACTTTTGAGGATACCCTTGATGGTTTTAGGAGAATGGAGGAGGAGGTTTTTGTTGGTAGAGAATTTGGTACTGATGAGTTCAATGTGCTTCTTAAAGCTTTTTCGACGCAGAGGCAAATGAAGGAGGCTAGGTCAGTTTTTGTGAAATTTGTGCATAGGTTTAAGCCTAGTACTAAGAGTATGAATATTTTGTTATTAGGTTTTAAAGAATCGGGTGATATTACTTCTGTTGAGTTGTTTTATCATGAAATGGTTAAGCGAGGTTTTAGTCCGGATAGTGTGACTTATAATATTAGGATTGATGCTTATTGTAAGAAAGGTCGATTTGGCGATGGTTTGAGGCTTTTGGAGGAGATGGAGAGTAAGAAGTTTGTGCCTTCGTTGGAAACGATAACTACGTTGATTCATGGAGCAGGGTTGGTTCAAAACACAGGCAAGGCGTGGCAGTTGTTTAATGAGATTCCTATGAGAAACTTGGTTGTTGATTCCTGTGCTTATAATGCTTTAATTACGACGTTGGGTAGAAATAAAGATGTTGTATCTGCGCTTTCGTTGATGGATGAGATGATTGAAAAACAAATCGAGCCGGATGGTGTAACTTATCATACACTATTTTTAGGTTTAATGAAGACAAGAGGGATTGAAGGTGTGCGTGAGCTTTATCTGAAGATGATTCAGAGGAAATTTGTTCCTAAGACAAGGACAGTTGTGGTGttgatgaaatatttttgtcaaaataaccGGCTCGATTTGAGTTTAAGTTTATGGAATTACTTGGTGGAGAAAGGGCATTGTCCTCATGCTCATGCTTTGGATCTTTTGGTTACTGGATTATGCTCAAGGGGTATGATTCAAGAAGCTTTTTCGTGCTCCAAGCAAACGTTGGAGAGAGGAAGACATATGAGTTCTACAGCATTTCTAATGTTGGAGAGGTTTTTGAAGCAATCGCGTGACGTCGACAAATTAAATGAGCTTGaccaaatgattaaaaaattgcaaagtGTCTTACCACCATCTAGAGGACATGCTACTGGTATTTCTAACTCCAACGTTATAATGTAG
- the LOC123892154 gene encoding coatomer subunit zeta-3-like yields MLHVLRDMIEEGAITISVEVSCPSIKNILLLDSEGKRVAVKYFSDDWPTNSSKLAFEKFVFTKTLKTNARTEAEITLLENNIIIYKFAQDLHFFVTGSDDENEIVLASVLQGFFDAVTLLLRNNVDKREALENLDLILLCLDEIVDGGMILETNGPLIAEKVTSHTIDADSSLSEQTLTQAWATAREHLTRTLLK; encoded by the exons ATGTTGCATGTTTTGAGAGATATGATAGAAGAGGGAGCTATTACTATTTCTGTTGAG GTTTCATGTCCTTCGATAAAAAATATCCTTCTTTTAGACTCTGAAGGAAAACGTGTTGCAGTCAAGTATTTTTCAGACGACTGGCCAACAAACAGTTCAAAGCTAGCTTTTGAGAAGTTCGTGTTCACCAAGACTCTTAAAACAAATGCTCGCACAGAAG CTGAGATAACATTACTTGAGAACAATatcattatttataaatttgCACAAGACCTGCATTTCTTTGTCACCGGCAGCGATGACGAAAATGAGATCGTTTTAGCTTCAGTTCTTCAGGGCTTCTTTGATGCAGTCACCCTTTTGTTGAG GAATAATGTTGACAAAAGAGAGGCACTTGAGAACTTGGATCTCATTCTTTTATGCCTTGATGAGATTGTTGATGGAGG GATGATACTCGAAACAAATGGACCACTTATTGCTGAAAAAGTTACCTCCCACACCATAGATGCTGACTCCTCCTTGTCTGAGCAG ACATTAACTCAAGCATGGGCTACAGCTAGAGAACATTTGACAAGAACCCTTTTAAAATga